The Triticum aestivum cultivar Chinese Spring chromosome 7B, IWGSC CS RefSeq v2.1, whole genome shotgun sequence genome window below encodes:
- the LOC123161588 gene encoding uncharacterized protein: MERSSSSLARSSVALLLLLALLLCSLACSAAVQVSLDGSREGQRPPAPWASGARSKYCPGCSDDGVPPPPAASTSALAPHRKTLGIAAMIPSTVPRVPPTPMLDDLFF; this comes from the exons ATGGAGCGTTCTTCTTCCTCGCTCGCCCGCAGCAGCGTCGCCCTCCTGCTGCTGCTGGCTCTCCTACTCTGTTCTTTGGCGTGCTCGGCCGCGGTCCAAG TTTCTCTGGACGGAAGCCGCGAGGGGCAACGTCCTCCAGCACCCTGGGCCTCAGGCGCAAGGTCGAAGTACTGCCCAGGCTGCAGCGACGACGGCGTCCCTCCGCCGCCGGCTGCAAGTACGTCGGCACTTGCGCCTCACCGCAAGACCCTGGGGATTGCTGCGATGATCCCTTCCACAGTTCCACGCGTGCCACCGACACCGATGCTAGATGATCTGTTCTTTTGA